Genomic window (Ananas comosus cultivar F153 linkage group 1, ASM154086v1, whole genome shotgun sequence):
ATATCGTATCGTGTAAATAAGATATCGGTATTATACAGATCCTGTACCGATGGTCCAGCTTAAAaccttctattttttaaattagtaaataaatattttcaataaaatttaaaaaatatgataaaaaaatatactaaatagttaaaatattttgttgctaaaaaaaataaatatttcatgctattatgtgtcggtacataagaatttttttgatcgaCACGTATCGACACGGCTCGGCCTGCACCGTGTCATACTATGCAGGTAAGTTTTCGGCACAATCCCATatcacgacacttaaatccttgctttcgGGTTTCAGCGTGGGAGTGCACATCGTAGTTAGTTTCCCTTTCCCTCCCTGCCCGTTAAGaagatagaaagagagaggcaGAGTTTGCTTGAAAGCTTTCCACAGTCCACACCTGAGCTGAACTCGATTACCGTTGGCCCGAGATTGCAGTTATGTCGCTGCTGTATTCACGTTCCACTTTTGTCATCCTTGTGGCCCTCCTCATTCTCTTTTCGTGCCATCACCACCGTGCAATTTCCTCGCGGGCtcacgccgccgccgcgctgctGGACACCACCAACGCCGCCACCgaccgcctcgccctcctctccTTCAAGTCCTTGCTGAGCGATCCGTCGCACGCGCTTAGTTCGTGGAACGAGTCCACTCCTTTCTGCCGCTGGCAAGGCATCGAATGCGGAGGCCGCCGCCACCCGGACAGAGTCACGGCCTTGAGCTTGTCCTCCCTCAATCTCGCCGGAGCCTTCCCCCCCTCCGTCGCCAACCTCACCTTCCTCAAGAGACTCGACCTCTCTAACAACCAACTCGATGGCCAAGTTCCCGTCGAGCTCGGCCGCCTATCTCGGCTGCAGTACTTGAACCTCAGCCACAATTCTCTTCGCGGAAGCATCCCCGCGGCCCTCGGCCGTTGCTCGGCCCTTGAAACCATTGCTTTGGGATACAACCAACTTGAAGGTGAGATCCCACCCGACCTAGCAAACCTCTCCTCCCTCACGTATCTCAATCCGTCCCACAACACACTATCCGGCCAAATACCGCTCTCGCTAGGTAACCTTACCTCCCTCCGCCTTCTCGACCTAACCCGAACACAACTCTCCGGGGCCATTCCTTCTACCCTAGGCCGCCTCTCGAACCTCAAGTTCCTCTACTTAACCATCAACAACTTATCGGGAACAATACCTCCGTCCATTTGGAATATCTCCTCCCTCGTCCACCTCTTGGTGGGCGGCAACGAGCGACTCACAGGCCGCATCCCACAGGATGTCGGCGAGACCCTTCCTCGCCTCGAAGCTCTGTTCATGTATCAAAACCAGTTCTACGGACCAATTCCGGCTTCACTAGCAAACGCCACCAGGCTTTCGGATATTGAGATCAATACCAACTTCTTCAGCGGCACCATCCCTCCAGAGATCGGATCTTTGCAGCTTCTTCAGAAGCTGCTGCTCTATAAAAACTCACTCGAAGTGAAAGAACCTGATGATTGGGGCTTCTTCAAGGCCTTAACAAACTGCACTAACTTGCAATATCTGTTGTTACACAACAACAAGTTAAGTGGGTTGCTACCAACCTCAATTTCCAATCTCTCTGTTTCGATTGAAGTCATCTCTCTTGGATCGAACTCGCTCTCAGGTAGTGTTCCTGAAGGGATTGGGAACTTGGTGAACTTAAACCATTTCTCAATAGTTAATAACACTCTCACAGGTAGTCTCCCTGCATCAATAGGGATGCTTCAAAACTCGCAAATATTGGATTTTTCATATAATAACTTCACTGGAGAAATCCCATCCACCATTGGAAATCTCTCTCGGTTGTgggaattatatttatattcaaacggGTTTAGTGGGAACATACCGAAAACACTCGGTAACTTACGTCATTTGCAGCAGCTAGACCTTTCTTATAACAAGCTGAGTGGTATGATACCTGAAGAGGTGATGgccatctcctctctctcagcAGGTCTTGTCCTCTCGCATAATCTTCTTGTAGGACAGATACCTTCGGAAGTGGGAAATTTGAAGAATCTGGAGATGTTGGATGTACAAGGGAATAAACTATCCGGTACAATTCCTTCTACTCTCGGCGAGTGCCAAGTCCTTCAGTTTCTGTACGCACAAATGAACTCCTTACAGGGGAGCATTCCATCTTCTTTTAGAGCACTGAAAGCTATGCAAGAATTGGACCTCGCAAGCAACAATTTATCCGGAGAGATTCCAAGTTTTTTTGAGGATTACAGCAGCCTTTACTTTCTGAATCTCTCTTTCAACAACTTCGAGGGTGAAGTGCCGAAAACAGGGGTTTTCTCAAATATTAGCGCGTTTTCAGTCCAGGGGAATAAAAAGCTCTGCGGAGGAATCAAGCAACTTCATTTACCACCTTGTAATATCAAATCCCCACACAACAAACACACTTTTAGAACACTGATAATCGTGATTCTAGTTATAGTCGCTTCCGTGATTATCAGTTCAATCTTGCtattgtttttcttcttctattctCGATGTTGGCCGGAATCTGCAAGAGATCCTTCAACATCCCTGAAAGACCATTTAAGAATCTCTTACTCTGAATTGGTTAAAGCAACAGACGGATTCTCAGCGACTAACTTAATTGGCACGGGAAGCTATGGTTCTGTTTACAAAGGAGTATTGGAAGGCGAGGGAGAAGATAGTGTAAAGGTTGTGGCCGTGAAGGTTCTCAACCTTCAGACACCTGGATCTTTAAAAAGTTTCACAGCAGAGTGTGAAGCCATGAAGAACCTTCGACATAGAAATCTTGTAAGGATAATAACTTCGTGTTCGAGCTCAGATTACAATGGGAATGAATTCAAAGCGCTAGTCTTCGAATTCATGCCGAATGGTAGTTTGGAAGATTGGCTGCATCACGAAGCAAGCTCACAAGCTGAATCAAAACACTTGAGCCTTCTGCAAAGATTGAACATTGCAATTGATGTGGCTTCTGCATTGGATTATCTTCATTGCCACTCTGGCACACCAATTGTGCACCGTGATCTGAAGCCAAACAACGTTCTTTTGGATGATGACATGGTTGCGCATGTGGGGGACTTTGGATTAGCCCGGTTCCGGACAGCCCAAAAGTCAGCGAGCTCGATCGGGTTTATCGATTGGATACGTAGCTCCAGGTTAGTGTATCAACTGCcacatttttctatttttcctgTTGGATAATACTGTCTAAGCTTTCAAAAATGATATCATATACAATCTAGTTACTGTGATTCATGCATAAAAGGATACAAGGATAGGAAATCAGTGTAATGTACTCTAATTTTGAGCGACAATATCAATAAATACACAAAGAACCCAAAAAGATTATGAGACTTTTGTATATAGATCCCTTGCAATTTAGATAATTATGTGTTTACCCTTCTAAAGTGAAACTTTGCATCCATATTATCAGAAACAGCCAAATTTGTATAGATGGCCCTCTACTCTACTCCacgtaataaaatattaattggaaAAAGCAAATGACAAAACGACAGTTCTAAAACTTGTAGAACAATTATCCTTTAAACCTTGGCAGATGTCGTATCACTAGTTTTTTGAAGACATTGACTTACAAACTTATTCATTCCCATATATCTTGATTGTCCTAGAGTATGGAGCGGGGAACAGAGTCTCTGCACATGGAGACATCTACAGTTTTGGGATACTTCTCATGGAGATGATGACAGGAAGAAGACCCACAGATAACATCTTTAAAGAAGATCTAAGCCTTCACAGGTATGTTGAGATTGCGTTTCCTGATAGGGTCATTGAGATTGTCGATGCTCGCTTGCTTGCAGAACTAGCAGATGATGAAGACGAAGCTTTCGAAGAGAAGGAATCAACTGGCGGAAAAGCATTTCAGTGCATAGTTTCATTGCTTAGAGTCGGCCTCATGTGTTCAAAGCAATTCCCCGCCGAGCGAATGCTGATTGGAGATGTCATCAAGGAATTGCATGTAGTTCGAGAAATGCTGCTAGGGAAGAAGGATGTGTAGAAAGGAGGAAATGAAGATAGAAAGGAAGCATGTCTTCGAAACGATGCTTCATGATCCATGTGAAATCGTTAATGTTTCTCAGGGATGTAAACTTTATCCAAGCACACAGAATATGTGTATTTGTAGTTGGTAGTTAGCAATATATACAAAAGCCTTGTAGGTGCTGGAAACACAAAGAGCTCTAATACTGCTAAGTCCTTTGATGTAAAATCAAAGAACTAAGACTATGAAAGACAAGTTTAGGATTTATCAGCACATTTTgctaaaagtaaaataatgttaaaaaaaaaaaaaagagaatgatTTATTCATGGTTAGGAGAGGAGCACCTTTTTCATGGCTACAGTTATTTCAAGGCTCTGTAGTGGCCCCATCCTGGAGAATGAAGAGATAAGCCTCTCCAACTTCTATTGGCCCAAATCTGATTCCTCTGCTTCCTTGGCAATGCTAAATTAgaccaacaaaaaataataataataataactcccagaaaaaaaaagaattgagcTAAAAAAAAGAAGTGGAGATGAACATACCTTTGCTCGAATAATAATTCCAcctcaaaatcccaaatccatCGAATTTACACAGCAATCCCactaaaaggaaaataaaaatggcGGCGTCTGCGATCGCCTCcgccatttcttcttcttcgtcgttgtcgttgtcgtcgtcgccCTTCTCCCGTTCGCATCTCCTCCCTTCTCGAAGACGACCACTGAAGGTGTTCGCCATGGCTAGCGAGAAGAAGGTAACCGcttctcctctcctcctttCTCCCCCTCCCAGTCCGATCCGTATAGAAAAACCCCTAGACTTAAATCCGCGGGATTGGAACCCTAGGTTAACCGCTACTACGAGGGCTGGAAGAAGCATGATGGGCTGCAAGAATCTTTTAAGTTCGATCACTACTCTGATCTTCTTCATCGACAATTCCGTAATCAAGCCTAATCCACTCATCTAAAGTCAGCGTACTATCTTCTATCAACCCGTCATGATTGTCTCCGTTATCTTTAACATCTGGCATATGTAAGCCAGCAGGTGCTCCGTGTAGGAGTTATAGGGGGTTTGCTTCTGGCGGCTGTGGTGGGCATCCATAGCTGGAACTtcacttatatatttttcacttattttttattttttcttttttcttttcatgccGGATTGTATTTTGAGaggctaatttttttaaagtgtcttaatttttgtcttttattgTCAACGTTTAGAttgtattcatttttttaaacataGTTTAGATTCTATGTCCTTACCTCTCGACAAATTTAATGCCAAGCCTTTATCTTATTCATTCTCTTACCATATGCATTGTGGAATGGCCTCTGACAGTGCGATCTGGAATTTGATGTTTCAGTTAATTACTTCTTTCATATATTTAGTTGCAAAAATTGAATAGGAAGTAGTAATTTCATTTATTGTGATCGAGGCATTGATATTTTGAAGTGGATGTATTATTACGTGACTTAAACTTACTATATACATAGGTTGGATTGTAGgaatattgaatttttaaaggttttttagc
Coding sequences:
- the LOC109720467 gene encoding receptor kinase-like protein Xa21 codes for the protein MSLLYSRSTFVILVALLILFSCHHHRAISSRAHAAAALLDTTNAATDRLALLSFKSLLSDPSHALSSWNESTPFCRWQGIECGGRRHPDRVTALSLSSLNLAGAFPPSVANLTFLKRLDLSNNQLDGQVPVELGRLSRLQYLNLSHNSLRGSIPAALGRCSALETIALGYNQLEGEIPPDLANLSSLTYLNPSHNTLSGQIPLSLGNLTSLRLLDLTRTQLSGAIPSTLGRLSNLKFLYLTINNLSGTIPPSIWNISSLVHLLVGGNERLTGRIPQDVGETLPRLEALFMYQNQFYGPIPASLANATRLSDIEINTNFFSGTIPPEIGSLQLLQKLLLYKNSLEVKEPDDWGFFKALTNCTNLQYLLLHNNKLSGLLPTSISNLSVSIEVISLGSNSLSGSVPEGIGNLVNLNHFSIVNNTLTGSLPASIGMLQNSQILDFSYNNFTGEIPSTIGNLSRLWELYLYSNGFSGNIPKTLGNLRHLQQLDLSYNKLSGMIPEEVMAISSLSAGLVLSHNLLVGQIPSEVGNLKNLEMLDVQGNKLSGTIPSTLGECQVLQFLYAQMNSLQGSIPSSFRALKAMQELDLASNNLSGEIPSFFEDYSSLYFLNLSFNNFEGEVPKTGVFSNISAFSVQGNKKLCGGIKQLHLPPCNIKSPHNKHTFRTLIIVILVIVASVIISSILLLFFFFYSRCWPESARDPSTSLKDHLRISYSELVKATDGFSATNLIGTGSYGSVYKGVLEGEGEDSVKVVAVKVLNLQTPGSLKSFTAECEAMKNLRHRNLVRIITSCSSSDYNGNEFKALVFEFMPNGSLEDWLHHEASSQAESKHLSLLQRLNIAIDVASALDYLHCHSGTPIVHRDLKPNNVLLDDDMVAHVGDFGLARFRTAQKSASSIGFIDWIRSSRVWSGEQSLCTWRHLQFWDTSHGDDDRKKTHR